TGTAATAGCAGCACAACAGAATGTTGTTCAGTGCTGTTAAATTTGTATCTGATACAGGTGAGAGCGAGGAAAAAGTGGGGAAACTGTGAAAAACCTAATGTGATTGGCTATGTTATTATGGCAATCTGTATGGAATTTTGAAATGGAAGGATATCGTTAGTATCAGTAAAATATTAGTTATTAATAAGGATCGACAGAATTTACAATTtcataaaacatcaacatatttGAACTGCTTCAAAAGCTCTGATATGTTCATATAAAATGACTGGCAACAATAGGTTGCATTGAAATGAATGGGTTCCTCATTCCTGCCTTTCTCGTATTAAAAAATATTGCAATTTTAGGTCTTAAACCTTTTTTATTGCACATAAGTGAGTCGGATTTGAGTAAAACCCCTACTGCTATGATGTTAACATGCAGACCTGTTACATTTATGGGACCTGCAATTAGCATTGTTTGTATATTGCTGCAAAACAACAGACCTGCATGCAATACTTCACCGTCtcattacaaaaaaagatttcatgCAGACCTACAGCACTGACAGAGCCCATTTACAACTATAAAGTGCTTTATCCACCAACTTTTGCTTAAATTGAACATGTACTCTTTGAtctccttttgtgtgtgtgttaattggGGATGAGCACACTATTCTCTTTCAATTAGCTACTGCATATGAAGTATATAAAAATGGGGGTGAGGGGGGATAATTGTGCTAAGAAATGTAAAAACGCTTAATCTCAAGACCTAATATACCAGTCTAATGCTTTCATCATGTTTGATTGTGGTACTGCACTCTGATCTTAATAGGGACTGCAGACTCATAGGTAAACATAGCTATGCTGCAAAATGAGCACCTGCCTAAAGTGATTATTATGTAAACTTGACTGAAAGACCAAGAAAACACTGTTTGGTAGAGTCAGTGTGGTGACTTTTTCTCGATACTGGGCTTAAAAATGACCATCACGACCGACACAGTAATTAAAAGGCAGCCCATTAactgcattgttatttttgttgtcattCCAAGTCAGAGCCAAATCCTTCAAAATATCAAATTCTGTGCGCAGCTGTCCCGTGCGGGACAGGCAAGAGCGTTTCTGTCCCTTTCGCGTGATTTCGCGGTGTCCCTTTCATGCTGTATTAAAAGTCATAATTAGCAAATAAGCCCACATGCATTGAGGTGAATGCACAATGGAGCTGGTTAGTGAAGAGGGGGACAGCCCGTCCAACACCACCGCACGACATTTTACAGCCGCCTCGCTCGCTGACTCCGAGCGCTCCACGGTGTCTCATTCATTTAACTTGCCTACTGTACACTGTGCTCAACGTAGTGAATTCAATACTATGGCAAACACACTACACTACTAGCAGCTCCAGCATGCTCGCACGGAAATATTTTTGTATCCACGCGCCTCAGAAAACTTCAGTGACGTTTCACAAAAGGCAGCCAATCGGACCTCGTCTTCTATTAGGACAATGAAAAGCCTCCGTCCAATCGGCGGAGCGCCAGACTGGGCGCTGGCCAATGGCGTGCGAGCCCCGCCGAGAGTAATGTTAGAgagctgaagactgaagacacTGCGTATCGCCTATGTTCGCTCACACACAGCCATTGCAGAGCATTGAGATCCAGCGATAGTCCCTAGGTAAGTATCACACACGGAAATTTTAAGTGTTGGTAATGATGATAACGACGATAACATGTATGAATATCTTACGTATGTGTATGCCATAGTCGAATGTAAATCCCTTTACTGCTTGAAAATAATTTTATCGCGGAGAAGcgtcaaaaaaaacaacagaaaatagcCGGCGCTTAGCAGGTAACGTTACATTGCCCTGCCTGAGTGTGGACCAGACGCTCTGTAAAATGGAAGAAATGAATATTAACCTTGACCAAATTCGACGGAAATCGTCGATTttgtcaaaaacaaataatttaatatATTACAGTCGtgtcattttcacaaaatggAGTCGAATCAAACGGTAGTTATCGCGTAAAAATTCAGGAATGTCGAGCGGACAACACGGTTAGCGACAATGGTAGGAGACTCACCGTTAGCTAGCCATTGGCATTGCAGTGCATTGCAAAGCCGAATGCCTGTCATCCGAAGAGTGCGGCTTTGCATACATGCGGGaaaatttacaaaaacataAGAAAAAGAGAGACCGTTTCAAAATACACACgtacgtttgtttgtttgccgcAACACTCTCGACAAGACGGTGAAAAAATTACCTCACGATCTGCGCTTTACTGTAATGGCTGACTGTATTCGCATAGGAGGCAAGGCAGCGAGGCAAATGGGAAGCCAGTGACAGAGGCGCAGTTCACTTCAACTTTTTCTAACCGTGTTTTCTCGCGAAACAAACCCGCAACTATATCATGTAACGACGGCAAAGGGAAATTCAACCTCTTGTGATTCGAATGAGACCATTGCGAGATTTTTCCGATGCTCGCAAGGGGTTTAAATCGGGGATTGAAACGAAGTGGTCGCCGCGGTCGCTCTGCCCTCTATTGCATGCAGTGCAATGGCTGTGCGCTGACACAAAGAGAAGGAGCCATATTCTCCATGTTAGTGGATGAAGACGAGCGGCCATTAGGAGCTCATAGAAACCAAGTCAGTAGCACAGCCCGCTCATAGACTCAGTGCAGACCCAATGTATTACTATACAAACCGGCTAGTGCAATAGGATTCAATCGGGGAAATATTTTGTCAAGATCGCCGGCTTTTGAGGCATATTTGTCGAGTTGCGAAGCGAACTGGGAGGCGGGAGGAGACATTTGAGGGGGACTTTCTTTCATGAAGAAGGCATTCTCACAAAATGGAAGAAGAAATATTGCCGTCGTTGTTGACCTCCTTTTCCTCAACGAAAGCCTATGCGCCATTACTACTTCGGTCGACGCAGTTTAACTGGGAGTTACAGTAGCATTTAACGGGGACAATTCAAAGGGAATTCTAacggtttttaaacattttttagaaaaagATGGCGAATTTTTTCCAGAATAAGAGAATAGGGAGACATGTTGAGGACGAGTGTTAAATCACGCCGGATCACAgttttgaagtgttttattttcaataaaaatgtctttatgtgtaatttgtgtctttgttgtgtCAAAGTTATTTCTTTAATGAGAACATTTCACAATTCAAACGGGGGGTTTCCTGAAGGCCTGTTCTTATTGCAGATTAGGTTTGACGGCATTTTAGTATAAAAACacgagtgttttttttaacgccATGTTCAGTGTTATAGGACTATAGTTTATGTTATGCACTTAGACTTTTTTTTCCGAACTGTTGCAGTTTCGTGTAGAATCGAGACGTCGGGAGACTGAATCACTGCGaaggaaatatatttatatacgtTTTATGAGATTTCCTTCCTGAATCCGACTCGACGCGTTTTAGCGAGTTTTAAACGTCAAAAAATGGGAGTTGACCACGGTTCACTGAGTTTAATGTAAAAAGGCCACAGCACGAAACGCTTCGATAAataaaagtcattttgatcGCATTAGCTGCCGCCGTGCTGGACGGTTTTATTTTGGCGGACTGAGTTAACGGGACCTAACTTAGTGCTGTTTGACAGCAGCGAGGGCGGGTCACCTCAGTAGTGCTATCAATATTAGCGGCCAGTGGAGGGAAATAAAAGAAGTGCTCATTGTTTAGAACGAGGAGCATGGTGGGTGGGTCAGGAATGTATATGCTAAACAATGCATTATTTATAGTGATCTAAATTTAGAATAGTGGTTTGAAtagatgacacaaaaaaaaatatttaaaaaaataggaaacaattttcatttttaatatcaTGTTTATGAAGCTTTTGGGATGTAGAATAACAGAACCACAGCCATTTGACAGTTGACATTATACATAAAGTTAATGTCGAGTTAAATCTCTATCTGAAacatgtgattattattttttttatttatttaatttaattattatttattattattttttttttagaaacggTTATCAGGATGGGGAGAGAAGTAGGAAAGCCAAGGGGCAAGATGTCCTCCTATGCCTATTTTGTCCAGACCTGCAGGGAGGAGCACAAGAAGAAACACCCTGAAGCTTCGGTGAACTTTGCCGAGTTCTCCAAGAAGTGCTCCGAGCGATGGAAGGTATGGCTATAACCGTGTGAACTGTTTCTTAAATTTCTAATTTGATTCCTGAGAATGGACAATATGCCACTCTGCATATGTCTGTATGAGAGCAGGATGTTGTGTACAAAGTGTGTTGCCACAGCCAGAACATTTACCAGTCACCTTTGTTTTCAGACAATGTCTCCCAAGGAGAAGGGCAAGTTCGAGGACTTGGCCAAGCAGGACAAGGTCCGCTatgagagagagatgatgagCTACGTTCCTGCCAGGGGaggcaagaagaagaagttcaAGGACCCCAATGCCCCCAAGAGACCCCCGTAAGTACTACATGTCAGCACCACAGGGGCAGTGGACTCatgctgtaaacacacaatatGGAGCATGTTATATTGTTTGATTAAAAAgctcattctttctttttccccgCCCCAGATCTGCCTTTTTCATCTTTTGCTCAGAGTTTCGCCCTAAGGTGAAAGGGGAGGCCCCTGGTCTGAGCATTGGAGAGGTTGCCAAGAGGCTTGGTGAGATGTGGAACGGCACCGCTTCAGAGGACAAGCAGCCATTTGAGAAGAAGGCCGCTAAACTGAAGGAGAAGTATGAGAAGGTAAAGATCTGGTGGTCTGTTGTTGCATTGATGCTTCATGTTGTGCTGTTCTTCCATGCTTGTGACTTTTTTTACTCTTGACATTAATGAAGTATATTTTTTCATTCCTCCATGACAGGAAGTTGCAGCATATCGCCAAAAGACCAAAGGAGGCGCCGCACCAGCCGGAAAAGCCCCGGCTAAGGTAGAGAAgaaggctgatgatgatgacgacgacgacgacgatgatgacgaggaggaggacgactatgatgatgatgatgacgagtAGACGATGGCGAGTGACGTCTATAGTGGTCATTTTcttgtttataaagcatttaaccCCCTTGTACACACTTCACTTACTGAAAGAAAATACATTAGTATCcaaggggtaaaaaaaacaacaaaacaccaacaaaaaagGCTGTGTATATCAGTTGTTTTTATGCTGTacagtttttttctcctttttgtatAGTTAACACTACACAAGTGTCGTGTCTGTATCTTTCTGCCAGTCTTATTTTTTCGGTGATAGTTCCTAGACCACTATCCTGCCTGGTACAGTGTAAAGGGGTGGGCTTACAGTATTTACCCTATAGCTAGAGGTGCaccgcacaaaaaaaaaaaaacgttctgaGTTAGATCTGagtgtttcttccttttctccgttctcctgtgtgtttttattttaaatgacatgttATCAAAATTGACGTATCACAGTTGTTTTACTGATCTTTACGTACCACTGTAATagcaaaaataagaaaaaaaaacgccttGTTTATTGTTGAAATTTAAATTGCTTCTGATgtcaataaacattttttttaataaatttgttttgtatttgtggaTAATATGTTAAAGGTATTGCTCCTTTCcctgtaggtttttttttttttttcttctctctgagtAACATAAATACAAGATTCATCTGAGCAAAGACTATCTTGTGTGGAAGAGTGATGTGTAGGATTAACAGCAGCTACATGCAAACAAACTTGTTTCCTGCTCTGGTATATCAGTACCGCAACTGGCTAATAATTAATACACAGAAGATGATTGAAACAGTCATTCTGTGAGACCTTTCTGCCCAGTATATGTTTAAGACCTAAgagtcatttatttttatctttagcTCCTCACTCAGTAAGATAAAATGGAGTTGACACTATGATGCTGAGAGACAATCAAATGGAACAAACCCAGGCCTCAATAAACTGCTTCTATGACTCATCACCAAAACTGTTTATGTACCATGTGTATTTTAGCCTACTGTGGTCGTATGCAAACGAGCTGTGTGCCGGAGCTCCTTGCCCCGACGGAGGTACACTGAAAGTAGCATTATTGTCTGCTCTGCATGCCAGCATGCATCACTGACTGTTCCTGTTTTATTTAGATACAGCTGCTTCATCTCTCACGTACTCTCTAGGTCTTAtccagggtaaaaaaaaaaagaaaaaaaaaaggccatttATATAAGAAGGATTATGTGCTTTGAAAAACCCTGTGACATAAGAATACGGCTTGTGTGTACAAACCTCTGCAGTCCAAACCTAAAAAAGACACTCTAacaaacacatactgtacattgtgGTGACAGCAACACAGTTTCCCCCTAGGGAGAGAGCTTATTCACATGGTGGGTTACCATCTCTCAGAGTGTTCATACAAATGAGAAGCACAGACATGTCTCTGATCTGTTGTGTAAATCACAAGGATGCTTCTTCTTCACTAGTGTCAGCCTTGGCCTACAATGATCGAGCTTTGGTGGAGCTGGGCTAGAGGACAGGCAGGCACAGGGCAGCAGCTGACCTCTGCACTGCTCTTATGAAGCCCAGTTAGTCCCTGAAGGTGACACAGCCTCCTGCTATCCCCGATCACTCCTCACACTTACACATGATGCCTGCCTTTCCTGTTAAATTTATACCCAGTGGATGATGTGCAGCCATGGTGAAATTATCCAAACCCTCCCAACCTTGGGTCCTATCATGGATATGTTGTCTACATGTGCTATTGTTCCTAAGCTAACTGGAGGCAGCCATGTACAATCAGCAAAACATGTGACAAGCTGCAAGCTGCTGTCACTGctcattattattttctgtgtACAGCAGTCTCTGCAGTTTGGTCTGCTTAGTAGCAGTTAACATGGTGAACGTTTACACACATCCAGTTAACTGACCAACAGATTGTGCTCTTCATATTGCTGCTGAGAGAGGCAGGAAAAGGGGGGAAAGTATGCTGAAACAGTTGCAGCGCCGTGCGGTTGCTCTCAGCTGTTGATCAGTGTCTGTATGGGCCTGTACAGGCCAGAAGTGCGCATACAGTATAGCAGGCTTAGCTACACAGCGCCACTGCCGGCTCCAAAGCCCGTTAATCCCAGCCACCTGGTGTCCGCTGTGCAATCTGCCTCCAATCAGTGGTCTCAGGGCGACACCTAGTGGTCACAAGGCCGCAACTGCACCAACACTGGAGGTGTCAATCTATATCTATATTAAATAATAGCTACAGCAATCAGTCAATATTGAATAAAGGGATTGGGATATTTCCTGAAGTACAGTAGAGATTTGCATTAGTGGATATAAACCATGTACTGTTTTTTAAGGACTATGGATGCAAATTAGCGGCTCTGCTATAATCCGGCATATTTACAGAGACATATTCGATGTTCATTAATGTGCATTGTCCCTATCCaaaaataaagcatttattattattattattattattattattattattattattattattattattgttgttattattattattattgttattattattattactgcaCATTTTAGTGcaaatttaagatgttttacttgagtattttcctTTAATGCCACGTATACTCCaccacatttcagagggacATTTTGTGTCATTATCATTGACTTAACTTCAATGATCTCACAGCTTTAGGTACTAGTAGAATTAAGTAGACTTattgcacacacacgcaaaaaaaacatatgacgAGTTTGTAAAAGA
This genomic window from Sparus aurata chromosome 13, fSpaAur1.1, whole genome shotgun sequence contains:
- the hmgb1a gene encoding high mobility group protein B1a, yielding MGREVGKPRGKMSSYAYFVQTCREEHKKKHPEASVNFAEFSKKCSERWKTMSPKEKGKFEDLAKQDKVRYEREMMSYVPARGGKKKKFKDPNAPKRPPSAFFIFCSEFRPKVKGEAPGLSIGEVAKRLGEMWNGTASEDKQPFEKKAAKLKEKYEKEVAAYRQKTKGGAAPAGKAPAKVEKKADDDDDDDDDDDEEEDDYDDDDDE